AGACCCGGCGTTTTCTCATACATTTTTACCTGATTTATAAAACTTTTCTTACCTGAATCGCCATGCTAATTTTATTGTCGTCCCATCTATATAtgttagttacactatttataaGTCAAGGACGGCTGaaccaatttggctgaaaattggtgGGCAGGTAGCTTAGAACCAGGAGGCGGACATAGGATACTTTTAATCCCGTTCGACCAGTTTCCGTGAAGTCACTATAAAACATGGTATAACAAAAACCCATCTGTCATGGAATAACAAAACGCAGATGACAACTAAACGTAATTTTGTCTAtggttaagtagaaaatttaataatatcaattttgtcagaaatatataataatcaGTAATCTGTATTCTCTTTGAATCATCATTAACAATGCCGcgaccaagacgagatcgaatCTTTCCCGACAAAGCCGTAATGCAAGAAGGATACGAAACATTGCGAATGAAATGACTGAAGAAACATACAAGCTCGACTTCGTGCTTCTCAATCACAAGAGCAAAGCGAGACAGCCCGTGAAACGGCTCGGTtggcaatgcgaaatcgtcgagcAAATAACAGAGATTAACAAGTAGATAATTTTCGACGCACAAGAAGAGATTTATCAAGTTCTGATTTGAATCAAGCAGCGTTTCGATATGATCGACGGCAAGTGTTCCAAACGATAACCACGGAAATTAACGGCGGAGACCATCACTGGCAACGATGGTTATCCACTGTATCGCCGTCGATCACCCGATGATAACGGTCGAGCTGtcacaacaaaagtgaaaagaatggaTTTCGTTGTCGACAATAGTTGGATTGTGTCATATTCGCTACTTATTTCCAAAACGATCAAGACACATTGCAACGTTGAGTATTACAATTCAGTAAAGTCCATaaaatacatttgcaaatatgtTACGAAAGGCAGTGATGTGGCGGTTTTTAGCATCCAATCCTCCAATACCAACGACGAAATTGCGCGCTATCAAGTTGGTCgttatgtgaactgcaatgaaGCGATTTGGCGTATATTCGCATTCCCTATTCACGAACGTCATCCTATTGTTGTGCATTTGGCGGTGCATCTGGAGAATGGTCAACGAGTATATTTCACGGCTTCGAATGTTGTTCAACGTGCTGAAACACCTCCAGCGACAACATTGATCAGTTTCTTTGCGATCTGCCAAAGCGATCCGTTTGCACGAACTTTGCTTTACTGGGAGGTGCCACGTTATTACACTTGGAATTTTCAACGACGGAAGCAAGCCGATACGGTTCCTGGTTATCCGGATGTGCGTTCTACTGATGCTCTTGGTCGTATGTATACAGTTGATCCAAAGAATGATAAATACTTCTATTTGCAGTTGTGGCTGGTAAATGTGCGTGGGCTAACGTCATTTGAGTGACTACGGACTGTTAATGGTAGAATATTCCCAATATATCGTGCTGCAAGTGAAGAattcaatttactagaaaacgatGCCCATTGGGATACGACAATCGTTGAAGCCATTATCTCTGCATCTTCAAGTCAGATACGCACATTATTTGCTATCATCATTTCGACATGCTTTCCATCGAACCCATTTAACCTGTGGCATAAATACAAGGATAATATATCAGAAGATATTTTACATCAAATTCGTGTCAGTTCCAGAAATCCCGATCTTGAGATGAATGAGGAGACACATAATCGGGCTTTATTTTTGATCGGAGACATGTGTTACCTTATGTGCGGTAGTTTATTAGTCAGGTTAGGAATGCCAGCGCCAAATCGCGAAATGAATGACGCATTTAATCGAAAATTGGAACGGGAACGTGAATATGATCAGAAGgaattagatttagtagttcaaacgaatgtaccactgttgaatccccaacaaaaggaagtttatgatacattaatgaaggcatttGGTGATGGAAATGGTGGTTTATATTTCCCGGATGCCCCTAGTGGAACTGGTAAGACATTCCTCATGTCAGTACTTTTAGCAACTGTTCGTGCGATCCAACATTGCGCTTGCGGGTGCTTCCTCTGGAATAGCAGCCACATTGTTAGAAAGATGCCGTACCATTAAAGTTGccgttaaatcttcaaactattgaagaaccaaaatgtaatatttcaaaaattccggaatggccaaagttttatcagcatcgaaaatcatCATCGGGGACGAATCACAATCGCGCATTAGAAGCCACTTAACCGAACATGGAAAGATCTACGCAATGACTCGAGATGTTTTGGaggcgcaatgattttagtGTCTGGCGATTTTCGCCAAATCATCGAATCTATGGCGATATGTGAAGAAACTTCAGCTGACAACATGGGAGTTGCATTGGTTAATGATACATctgctgaagatttctctgggcAATTGTTATCACTAATGGTTGAGTACCTGTCGACGAATCGAGCGGATTGATTTCATTTCCTCAGAATTTCGGTAACTTTGTCTTATCGAAAGACgaacttattaacaaagtattccccaacatcattactaactacaaaaataatgaatggTTGAGTGAACGAGCAGTTTTAGCGGCTAAGAAGAAAGATGTAGATGACCTTAACTACATATTTCAGAATGATATCATTGGAACAAAGCATTTATTCAAATCCATTGACTGTGTAACAAATAAAGAAGAAGCCACCAactccaattgaatttttaaactccTTGAATGTGCCTGGCTTGCCACAGCACAATTTACGCCTAAAGGTTGGCTCCGTAGTAATCATGCTTCGAAACATAAACCCACCAAAACTTTGCAATAGTACGCCTTTGGTGGTAAGTAAATTGATGACAATGTGATTTACGCGACGAAAATTCGAAGATGGGGAAGTTCTCATTCCGAGAATCTCGATGATCCCAACCGATATGCCGTTTGACTTCAAAAGACTTCAGTTTTCGATCTGTCTTGCATTCGCCATGACTATTAACAAATCGCAAGGTCAATCCTTGAAAGTTTGTGGTctgaatctgaaaaatcaaCGTTTTTCACATGGTCATATGTATGTAGCGGGTCGGAAGACATCTGCGTTGTTTGTTGattgattaataaaaaaattaacttaataaaatcaaaaatctgcttATTTTTTGCCTCTGAGGCGGAACAAAGTTCGCAGGGTCAGTTAGTAATTTAATAAATTACATCCGCTGCCCAATTTCTTCCTTAGAATTCCTATTCCGGCTCCCCCAGAGGGAGGAGCTCTCCTTCTCCCCTCTCATCAAGGGGAAACCCGCCTTGTTTTGCCCAGCATACCGATGAACTCGAAGGAATACCAGGACGCCTGGCAAAGGTAAATCTAGGGAACGCATTGGAAAGGGAGCAAAAAGAGGCTAAATTGTTTgaagtatatttttatattcaacaTAACTTACAGAAAGTGTAAACTTAAACCGAAAGGAAGGCATTTCCTCGCCAACATATTCACTACAGATAGTCATGATCTATGGCAGTCGAGGTGTCCCGAGTTCCCACGGGCTCTTTATTTTTCTTGCTCGTGTCCTCCCTACTCCCGTTCTTATTGCGATCCTCCTGTTGGTTAGATTTTCCTCGCAACTGTCTCCGCATTTTATATTTCGCCACGTCTTCCGGCAGTACACGACATAGCCTCGCAGATTTCGACGAAATTATGTTCTTTTTGACTAGTTTTTCAACGAAAGCCTCGTAAGTGGTCACTTTCAGTTTGAGCAAGTCAAGCTTTTTCTGCACCGCTCGCGACTTCTGCTGCGCTTTCGTGATATCTTCCTTCACTGCCGCGATCGCTTGGCGGGCCAATTTCTCTGTGAACTGGGCCGCTTCGGCACTGGTTTCGGCTATCTGGTAACATGCCGAAGGAGCAGGCGGGTTTTGAAGTGGCACTTGGGGTGCTGTGAGATTTGGGGTTTGTATTTGGGCTTGTGGATTTgctggggtcttattttgaaCAAGCGGTTGAGGGACAACTGGCTTTGCTGCAAGAGTTGTTGGGATATCGTTGGATCGGAGAGTGCTAGCATTTGTGGTAACAAGCACGTTATTTTGAGGTTGCGTCACTATGGCTGATGGAGCAATGGTCGGTGTTAATACGAACTGTCGGTCTGGAAAGAATATGGATTGGCCTTGCACTTGCTGGGTGATGAGAACTGGTTCCCCCTGGGCGTTCTGAGTTACGGAAAATTGTGAAGGTTTCGAAGTGGGAGTCAATATGAGGTGCGGCTGTGCTGAATTCGGGTTCATTACAATTTGGATTTCCACGGGTTGGGGGTTCTCTATTGGAGAAATAATTTGCAGCATTTGCTGCTGACCGACTGGATGCAGGTTGAGTCTAGGCGCCGGGAGTTGCTGCCGAACCGGCGAGGACATAGGTTGTAAGAGTTGATGTCGTACTGGTGTCGAGAGTCGCTGCCGTACTATTGGACGCGCCGGTGTCGTGAGTCGCTGGCGTACTGACGGACGTATCGGTGTTGAGAGTTGTTGTCGCACCGGTGGCGGTACTGATGCCGAGAGTTGAGCTGCAGTTTTGACGGTAATCTTGGGCCTTACCGAGTTGATTGAACAAACTGATTCAATCCTTGGTATAGTCGGCTTCGGTTCAGGTTTTTGGGGCTGGCGAAGAGAAGTTACATGGGAGATTATGGGCAACTTCTCAGCGGCCGGGGTGGTCATAGCAAGTGGATCTGTGTCTGGTTCATCTTCCCGGCGAGGTGGCAACGGTAGGACGACTGGTGTTTCTTCTGGCAGTTGAATGATGTTGGCGCCCTTGGAGGAGGATGAATTTGAAGGCAACATGTTCAAAGTTTGTTGATGGTGCAGCTCCACCGCGATATTATCAGTGTGCTGTGGGAGATGAATTCCACTTAACCAAAGAGTGAACAAGAGGAAACGTTTGAGGACTCACCATCTGCTGAAAACGCGCTTAACAGTTCAGGCCCTCCTAATTTCAACAGGTGTCAACGACCGGACAATCAGATCAGAGTAAAACTATTTGGTGATTTCTTACTAATCTGAGAATGGTTGGTTTCCGATAGCAGAAGTCTAGCATTTTACGTTTTCGAGGATTACAGCACGATACTTCTAGACTTAAATGGAGAGTTGGCTACATCCATCGTATGGCTACAGTTCGCTTGTTATTAATACGCGCGTCTTCTAATCAAAACagtaaacacaaaacaaaacttGCCGATGAACGCGCAGCTCGAACCGGAATGCGAAAAACCAAAATAATGCACTCGGCTGTCAACTTGACATTTTGAAGAAGGGGAAGGAATTATATGTAGTGACATCTATAAGTGAAAAGTTGTTTTGAACTTGAATTTAACTTAACTGGTATTTCTGGAGTTTGAAAAATAGTTGTCTTTGATTTCAGTTCATGCAGTtctatgaatatttttttttaaattattttctgtCCCTGACTCACACTCACTATATTCTATTACCTGACTTTTTTCAATCCAAACCACAAGTTGCATTTTTTTGCAGGGGGCTGGGTGACCTGGAAAGCAAGAATATCcttaaagaaaaagtaaaacttTAATTGCAATTCGTATTTCTGATCTGTTGATCAATTTAACTCATTTTAACGTTAGTTCAACCTGTGCCTATCTTATCTTATTAACGCTATTATTGTGCAGAATTGAGTAGGAAGATTCTGGAGAAGGCAGATCTCATAGAGTAATGTTTATCGTAACGTCAATGCCCTAAAATGAACCGAAATGACTGGCGCACTAATAAATTCATTCCATGTGTTGAGGTATCTCTTGGGGATATTGAGGATTTATGTGAGAGACCATTCCCTGCTCTAGTAGCGCAAGAGTGCGGAAAAACTCAAAGGAGGCGAGTTTTCCCTCTTGTGCTTGTACATGGTTTGGCGAAATTTAACAAGAAGGATCACTTTTTTGATGACTATAACGGTCGGTTCAGAGATGGGTAGACGCCGCTCGGAGAGCTCCTCGTCTCTATACTAGCGTAATGAGCCTTTGATACCGCCCCTTGCCCAGAGTAGAGCATAACAGAGTGCGTTACAGTCATTACAAcgacaatatttgccattagccgatttggggtcgaaaatcgacctgcagccttgttcactgctGATTTAATTCAATGTTCTTCTTTGAGTCGAGCGTTAATCCAAGACACCTAAGCGTTGGTTTTGACCTAATTATCAACTtgctgatcgatatgggacgcacggTTATGATTCTCTTTTTGGCTAGAatcactacttcggtttttaataataataataatcgttggcgcagcaatccatattggatcagggccttgaagtgtgttagagggctgcattcaagaccgaaacggtacactacagtatactgtaggaggcaatgtggtcagcattgcgctcgcgcgagattattacccggaTTTtactctggtactcattcacagctgagtcgactggtatccgacgtcaaatcacgatacaaatcccactgtcaccagtgagatttgaaccgcgactttccgtacgatagccttgtgctctaaccactcagctatccgaacttTGGTTTTTCCCAGCATAAATTGAAACCATGACAGTCATCCATCCATCGATCCATCCacgatcatcatcaactgcgaacaatcggtatcctgtctaggcctgccttaataaagaactccagacatgccagtttttcgctgaggtccaccaattcgatatacttaacagctgtctggggtcctggcctacgcttcgtcttatttttctaccatagatattgctttcattctattttcatccatacggattaagtgaccagctcGCCGCAACCTATTGTGC
The window above is part of the Hermetia illucens chromosome 3, iHerIll2.2.curated.20191125, whole genome shotgun sequence genome. Proteins encoded here:
- the LOC119652991 gene encoding pollen-specific leucine-rich repeat extensin-like protein 2; translated protein: MHTDNIAVELHHQQTLNMLPSNSSSSKGANIIQLPEETPVVLPLPPRREDEPDTDPLAMTTPAAEKLPIISHVTSLRQPQKPEPKPTIPRIESVCSINSVRPKITVKTAAQLSASVPPPVRQQLSTPIRPSVRQRLTTPARPIVRQRLSTPVRHQLLQPMSSPVRQQLPAPRLNLHPVGQQQMLQIISPIENPQPVEIQIVMNPNSAQPHLILTPTSKPSQFSVTQNAQGEPVLITQQVQGQSIFFPDRQFVLTPTIAPSAIVTQPQNNVLVTTNASTLRSNDIPTTLAAKPVVPQPLVQNKTPANPQAQIQTPNLTAPQVPLQNPPAPSACYQIAETSAEAAQFTEKLARQAIAAVKEDITKAQQKSRAVQKKLDLLKLKVTTYEAFVEKLVKKNIISSKSARLCRVLPEDVAKYKMRRQLRGKSNQQEDRNKNGSREDTSKKNKEPVGTRDTSTAIDHDYL